A genomic region of Trifolium pratense cultivar HEN17-A07 linkage group LG3, ARS_RC_1.1, whole genome shotgun sequence contains the following coding sequences:
- the LOC123913394 gene encoding probable inactive receptor kinase At5g58300, whose amino-acid sequence MKLQFSIVVALALLISLLSLFGLIVAASDLNSDRQALLEFASAVPHAPRLSWNDSSSICTSWIGVTCNSNGTRVIGIHLPGIGLTGSIPENTIGKLDALRVLSLHSNGLVGDLPSNILSIPSLQFAHLQKNNFSGLIPSSVSPKLTALDISFNSFSGSIPPTYQNLRRLTWLYLQNNSISGTIPDFNLPNLKYLNFSNNNFNGSIPNSIKTFPSTSFVGNSLLCGPPLLNNCSSISPSPSPSPSPASTQNQKAKTPHKKSFGIASILALVIGGIAFTSLLVLVFFVCFLKKKNNKRSGILKGKASSCAGKVEVSKSFGSGVQAAEKNKLFFFEGSSYTFDLEDLLKASAEVLGKGSYGTAYKAVLEEGVTMVVKRLKEVVVGKKEFEQQLDIVGRIGRHPNVMPLRAYYYSKDEKLLVYSYMPAGSLFFLLHGNKGAGRTPFDWDSRVKIALGTAKGIAFIHTEGGPKFTHGNIKSTNVLITEEFDSCISDVGLPPLMNAPATMSRTNGYRAPEVTDSKKITQKSDIYSFGVLLLEMLTGKIPLRYPGYEDVVDLPRWVRSVVREEWTAEVFDEELLRGQYVEEEMVQMLQIALACVAKTPDTRPRMDEAVRMIEEIKHPEFKNRTSSESEYSNVQTP is encoded by the exons ATGAAGTTGCAATTCTCAATTGTTGTTGCTCTTGCTCTATTAATCTCTCTACTCTCTCTCTTTGGCTTGATTGTAGCCGCTTCTGACTTGAACTCCGACCGTCAAGCTCTATTGGAGTTTGCTTCTGCTGTTCCGCACGCTCCAAGGCTAAGTTGGAATGACTCTTCTTCAATTTGTACCTCATGGATTGGCGTTACGTGCAATTCAAACGGAACACGTGTCATAGGTATCCATCTTCCAGGAATCGGATTAACCGGTTCGATTCCTGAGAATACTATAGGAAAACTAGATGCTCTAAGAGTTCTGAGCCTTCATTCCAATGGTCTTGTAGGGGATCTTCCTTCTAACATCCTCTCAATTCCATCACTTCAATTTGCACACCTGCAGAAAAACAACTTCTCAGGTCTAATTCCTTCTTCGGTTTCGCCTAAACTAACTGCATTGGATATTTCCTTTAACTCATTCTCTGGAAGTATACCACCTACATATCAGAATCTGAGAAGACTCACTTGGTTGTATCTCCAAAACAATTCTATATCAGGAACTATCCCTGACTTCAACCTTCCAAATCTCAAATACTTGAATTTTAGCAATAATAACTTCAATGGATCGATTCCAAATTCGATCAAAACATTCCCTTCTACTTCTTTTGTTGgaaactctcttttatgtggtCCACCTCTTCTCAATAATTGCTCTTCAATCTCTCCTTCTCCTTCTCCATCTCCTTCTCCTGCATCCACACAAAACCAAAAAGCTAAGACCCCTCATAAGAAAAGCTTTGGCATAGCTTCTATACTTGCTTTAGTCATTGGAGGAATTGCATTCACCTCTTTACTAGTTTTAGTGTTCTTTGTATGCttcttgaaaaagaaaaacaataagaGAAGTGGCATACTTAAAGGAAAGGCTTCTTCTTGTGCTGGAAAGGTCGAAGTTTCGAAGAGTTTTGGGAGCGGAGTGCAAGCTGCTGAAAAGAACAAGTTGTTTTTCTTTGAAGGTTCCTCTTATACCTTTGACCTAGAGGATTTACTAAAGGCTTCAGCTGAAGTTCTTGGGAAAGGGAGCTATGGCACAGCATACAAGGCTGTTTTGGAGGAGGGAGTGACAATGGTAGTTAAAAGGTTGAAGGAAGTTGTGGTAGGAAAGAAGGAATTTGAGCAACAGTTGGATATTGTTGGGAGAATCGGACGCCATCCCAATGTCATGCCTCTTCGAGCTTATTACTATTCAAAAGATGAGAAACTTTTGGTTTACAGTTACATGCCAGCAGGCAGCTTGTTCTTCTTGTTGCATG GAAACAAAGGCGCAGGAAGAACACCATTTGATTGGGATTCAAGAGTGAAGATTGCACTTGGAACAGCTAAAGGAATTGCTTTCATTCACACCGAAGGTGGTCCAAAATTTACACATGGAAACATCAAATCAACCAATGTACTAATAACAGAAGAATTCGATAGCTGCATTTCTGATGTTGGATTACCTCCTTTGATGAATGCACCAGCAACAATGTCTAGAACAAATGGATATAGAGCTCCAGAAGTAACCGATTCCAAAAAGATCACACAAAAATCCGATATATACAGCTTCGGCGTACTGCTACTCGAAATGCTAACAGGCAAGATTCCACTGAGATATCCTGGTTATGAAGACGTTGTCGATCTTCCAAGATGGGTTAGGTCTGTTGTGAGAGAGGAATGGACAGCTGAAGTATTTGACGAGGAACTTCTTCGAGGACAATATGTTGAAGAGGAAATGGTGCAGATGCTTCAAATTGCACTTGCATGTGTGGCTAAGACGCCAGATACGAGGCCTAGAATGGACGAAGCTGTTAGAATGATTGAGGAAATCAAACATCCTGAGTTTAAGAACAGGACATCGTCCGAGTCTGAATATTCTAATGTGCAGACACCATAA
- the LOC123913396 gene encoding methylesterase 17, translating to MVVREIEEGVDSNSREINTFPLKQHFVLVHGISGGSWCWYKIRCLMENSGYKVSCIDLKSGGIDQSDADSILTFDDYNKPLIDFLSSLPDNEQVILVGHSAGGLSITQACHKFPNKVSLAVYVAATMLKFGYTTDEDLKDGVPDLSEFGDVYELGFGLGHDKPPTSALIKKDLQRKILYSLSPHEDSTLAAMLLRPGPLLAIISAQFKVDNVEVEKVPRVYIRTSHDNVVKPKQQEAMINRWPPSNVYELDSDHSPFFSAPFLLFGFLVEAAISYVGCN from the exons ATGGTTGTGAGAGAGATAGAAGAAGGAGTTGACTCTAATTCTAGAGAAATTAATACTTTTCCTTTGAAACAACACTTTGTTCTTGTACATGGAATAAGTGGTGGAAGTTGGTGTTGGTACAAAATTCGTTGCCTTATGGAAAATTCTGGGTATAAAGTCTCATGTATAGACCTTAAAAGTGGTGGAATTGATCAATCTGATGCTGATTCTATTCTAACTTTTGATGATTATAATAAACCTCTCATTGATTTCTTATCTTCTTTACCAGATAATGAACAg GTTATATTGGTGGGGCATAGTGCAGGAGGGTTGAGTATTACACAGGCCTGTCACAAATTTCCTAATAAGGTTAGTTTAGCAGTGTATGTGGCAGCAACTATGCTTAAGTTTGGATACACAACTGATGAAGATCTTAAAGAT GGAGTACCTGATTTATCGGAGTTTGGTGATGTCTATGAGCTGGGGTTTGGATTGGGACATGATAAGCCTCCAACAAGTGCTTTGATAAAGAAAGACTTACAACGCAAAATCTTATATTCTTTGAGCCCTCATGAG GATTCAACCCTGGCAGCAATGCTATTGAGGCCAGGACCATTACTAGCAATAATCAGTGCACAATTCAAAGTAGATAATGTTGAAGTGGAGAAGGTGCCACGTGTGTACATAAGGACAAGTCATGACAATGTGGTCAAACCAAAGCAACAGGAAGCCATGATAAATAGATGGCCACCAAGTAATGTTTATGAACTGGACAGTGATCACAGTCCCTTCTTCTCAGCCCCATTTCTACTCTTTGGTTTTCTTGTGGAAGCTGCAATTTCTTATGTTGGATGCAACTAG
- the LOC123913397 gene encoding tropomyosin-like: protein MEGSSNSNPHLNALTPSCDGDNSSVNEGCESPFSSWDSEPEADIQSVIDSDDMPEEPLEGNKLEENNLDDGLLWEMDNRSYEELLKKYLEKEEELRVSNFKLTLSEQEIIKLNVQVENGEAQLNNVREELKLKEEELNKQKELLEEEINKLKIQIEKSENWHANVKEEFRRKVEKLEKQIDKVQEELKLNMEKMKNLIAENWSGLQNWWNKLKIENRIDNVQKDLNQKVDKLKTKFLKIGQDYKFGKTTSGSS, encoded by the coding sequence ATGGAAGGCTCTAGCAATTCTAACCCTCATCTCAATGCTTTGACTCCTAGCTGTGATGGTGATAATAGTTCTGTGAATGAGGGTTGTGAATCACCTTTCTCATCCTGGGATTCTGAACCTGAAGCTGATATCCAATCTGTAATCGATTCCGATGACATGCCTGAGGAACCCCTCGAAGGCAATAAATTGGAAGAGAACAATCTTGATGATGGTTTATTGTGGGAGATGGACAATAGAAGTTATGAAGAGTTGCTCAAAAAGTACTTAGAAAAGGAGGAAGAGCTCAGAGTTTCCAATTTTAAGCTTACACTTTCGGAACAAGAGATAATCAAGTTGAATGTTCAAGTTGAGAATGGCGAGGCTCAACTTAATAATGTGCGTGAAGAATTGAAGCTGAAAGAGGAGGAACTGAATAAACAAAAAGAGCTTTTGGAAGAAGAGATTAACAAGTTGAAGATTCAAATTGAGAAAAGCGAGAATTGGCACGCTAATGTGAAGGAAGAATTTAGGCGGAAAGTGGAGAAGTTGGAAAAACAAATTGATAAAGTGCAGGAAGAATTGAAACTGAACATGGAGAAGATGAAAAATCTAATTGCTGAGAATTGGTCAGGATTACAGAATTGGTGgaacaaattgaaaattgagaatCGGATTGATAATGTGCAGAAAGATTTGAATCAAAAAGTGGACAAGTTGAAAACCAAATTTCTGAAAATTGGACAGGATTACAAATTTGGTAAAACAACTTCAGGTAGCTCATGA